The window ggagcagtggtaaggcttctcccctgtgtgtattctctcgtgtcgATTCAGGTTCCCTAAatcgttaaaactctttccacactgggagcagtggtaaggcttctcccctctgtgtattctctcatgttcatTCAGATGACCTTTCTGGTTAAAccgctttccacactgggagcagtggtaaggcttctcccctgtgtgtattctctcgtgtcgTTCCAGGTCCTCTGACCGtttaaaacactttccacactgggagcagtggtaaggcttctcccctgtgtgtattctctcgtgtcgATTCAGGTTCCCTAAatcgttaaaactctttccacactgggagcagtggtaaggcttctcccctctgtgtattctctcatgccgtttcagctcccctgactgtttaaaacactttccacactgggagcagtggtaaggcttctcccctctgtgtattctctcatgttcatTCAGATGACCTTTCCGGTTAAAcagctttccacactgggagcagtggtaaggcttctcccctctgtgtattctctcatgttcatTCAGATAACCTTTCCGGTTAAAccgctttccacactgggagcagtggtaaggcttctcccctgtgtgtattctctcgtgtcgATTCAGGTTCCCTAAatcgttaaaactctttccacactgggagcagtggtaaggcttctcccctgtgtgtattctctcatgccgttTCAGCTCCCGTGACTGtttaaaacactttccacactgggagcagtggtaaggcttctcccctctgtgtattctctcatgttcatTCAGATTACCTTTCTGGTTAAAccgctt of the Salvelinus fontinalis isolate EN_2023a unplaced genomic scaffold, ASM2944872v1 scaffold_0890, whole genome shotgun sequence genome contains:
- the LOC129847595 gene encoding zinc finger protein 135-like, with the translated sequence MSKPARRHQCSHCGKGWNRLWDLKQHKRIHTGEKPYHCSQCGKRFNQKGNLNEHERIHRGEKPYHCSQCGKCFKQSRELKRHERIHTGEKPYHCSQCGKSFNDLGNLNRHERIHTGEKPYHCSQCGKRFNRKGYLNEHERIHRGEKPYHCSQCGKLFNRKGHLNEHERIHRGEKPYHCSQCGKCFKQSGELKRHERIHRGEKPYHCSQCGKSFNDLGNLNRHERIHTGEKPYHCSQCGKCFKRSEDLERHERIHTGEKPYHCSQCGKRFNQKGHLNEHERIHRGEKPYHCSQCGKSFNDLGNLNRHERIHTGEKPYHCSQCGKCFKRSEDLERHERIHTGEKPYHCSQCGKSFNDLGNLNRHERIHTGEKAYHERIHTGEKAYYCSLCGKGFDEPGELKWHERIHTREKPYHCSQCGKCFNQPGELKWHERIHTGELLSYIVD